Proteins encoded in a region of the Mucilaginibacter sabulilitoris genome:
- a CDS encoding helix-turn-helix domain-containing protein has protein sequence MANQFGTRIRQLREDGRLLQKQVADRLHIDSPMLSKIESGDRKAKKEQVNQFALALQADSEELLTLWLADHLLDVVAGEQLGLKAITLAGAQIKNHLKDNLTLANGL, from the coding sequence ATGGCAAACCAGTTCGGCACCAGGATCAGGCAGCTCCGCGAAGACGGCAGGCTCTTACAAAAGCAGGTAGCTGACCGGCTACATATAGACTCACCGATGTTAAGTAAGATCGAAAGCGGCGATCGCAAAGCTAAAAAAGAACAGGTTAATCAGTTCGCTTTGGCATTGCAAGCAGACAGTGAAGAATTGCTGACCCTATGGCTGGCGGATCATTTGCTGGACGTGGTGGCCGGAGAGCAACTGGGCCTTAAAGCAATCACGCTAGCGGGTGCCCAAATTAAAAATCATTTAAAAGATAATTTAACACTGGCAAATGGCTTATAA